The genomic region TTCGGTCAGTGCGTTGCTGTCTTACGTGGACCGTGAAGTGCACTTGCGATATGGCGGCGTAAAGAACTTCAGCGGTCTGGTCAGGGTAGTTTGTGTGGTTCATGTATTGAAAGAGCGCCTTAATGCGTCGGGTGTCCATCCGGACCTGGCATGATCCTTGTGCCAGTCGCCAGGCTCGGGATTGCCCCGGGTCGGGCGCCTGGCAGAAGCCTGCTGCAGCCACCTATATAAAGAGCAGCGCGCCGCTACGGCTGCACAGCCTCGATTTACCAGATATAATCCCGGGCTTTGCTGCGCATGCCGGGACTTTCCCACGGGATAGAGCCAGGGCAGGGCGTGGCGCAGTAATGATCTGATCGCCGAGACATCTCCATGCCCATGTACGACTATCAATGCGCTTCCTGTGGTCATCAGTTGGAAGCCATTCAAAAGATCAGCGCAGCGCCGCTGGTCGATTGCCCTGCCTGCCAGGCTCCGGAGCTCAAGAAGATGTTGTCCATGCCGGGCTTTCGCCTGAGTGGCAACGGTTGGTACGAGACCGATTTCAAGACCGGTTCGAAGAAGAATCTGGCCGGCGGCGACAAAGCAGACTGAGTTGAACTCTACGCGCAGGCTCCTGCATTATCCGTCACCTGACTTAGCTGTACGGTGATGAGGCAGGCCTCCACCGAATTTCGAATTACGAGAAGCGAAACCACTATCATGATGCGCAGCCACTATTGCGGCCAACTGAACGAGACCCTGGAAGGTCAGGAAATCACCCTTTGCGGATGGGTTCACCGTCGCCGCGACCACGGCGGGGTGATCTTCCTCGATATCCGTGATCGTGATGGTCTGGCCCAGGTGGTGTTCGATCCGGACCGCGCCGAGAGCTTCGCCGCCGCCGACCGCGTGCGCAGCGAGTACGTCGTGAAGATCACCGGCAAGGTTCGCCTGCGTCCGGCCGGTGCCACCAACGCCAACATGGCGTCGGGCATGATCGAAGTGCTGGGTTACGAACTGGAAGTGCTGAACGAGTCGGAAACCCCGCCGTTCCCACTGAACGAGTTCTCCGACGTTGGCGAAGAAACCCGCCTGCGGTATCGCTTCCTGGACCTGCGTCGCCCGGAAATGGCCGAGAAGCTGCGTCTGCGCTCGCGCATGACCACCAGTATCCGTCGCTT from Pseudomonas yamanorum harbors:
- a CDS encoding FmdB family zinc ribbon protein, translating into MPMYDYQCASCGHQLEAIQKISAAPLVDCPACQAPELKKMLSMPGFRLSGNGWYETDFKTGSKKNLAGGDKAD